DNA from Halobaculum sp. XH14:
TCCGGTCCTCGGCGTCGAAGTAGCGGACGAGCCCCGCACTGGACATGAGCCCGCCGCTGTTCTGTCCGCTGCTCATGTCCACACCGTTGCGGCTGGTCCGCCTAAGCCTTTCGACTCGGCCGACCGGCCGGACGCGGACGGCGCCGGCCGGAGAAACGTCCGGGTGAGTAACCCTTATGCGCGGCCCGCCGAAAGTCGGGGTCGTCATGAGCGTCCGACTCAAGGACTTCTACGCGGACTGGTGTGGCCCGTGCAAGACGCAGGACCCGATCCTCGAGGAGCTCGAAAGCGAGTATCCGGATGTGAGCTTCGAGAAGGTCGACGTCGAGGAGAACCAGGACGTCGCGAACCAGTATCAGGTCCGCTCGCTCCCGACGCTCGTCGTCGAGAACGACGACGGCGTCGTGGAGCGGTTCGTCGGCGTCACCCAGCGCGAGGACATCGAGGACGCGCTCTCCTCGGCCAACGCCTGATTCCTTTTCGGTAGGCATTCCGGGGTAGCTCGTGTCTCTGGAAGCGCTAGCTACCCACAGGTGACGACTGCGAGGGCTTTCGAGGCCGTCGTCGGGCCGGAACGACCTTCCACGCCGGGACGAACACACTGTCTTGATTGGCCGACACCGAGCACCGGGACACGAAATACGCGACTCGCAACCGTTAACACGGGTCCGGCCACTTCACCATAGCATGGCGAAGTTCGAAGCGGCCGAACGCCGCATCCTCGACAAGCAGATCTGCATGCGGTGTAACGCTCGCAACCCCCAGCGCGCCGACCGCTGTCGCAAGTGCGGCTACTCCCGGCTCCGACCGAAGGCAAAGGAGCCCCGGACCGCATAACGCGACCGGGTCGCCCGCGACGGGCGACCGACCGTTCTCCCGGCCGCCGTTCCGCCCGGAGCCGCGGCACCGTTTTCCGGGATCAGCTCCCGCCTCACTCGTCCGGGTACTTGGGCTCGCGCCGCTCCGCGCGCGAGAGCGCCCGCTCGATGACGTCCCTGACCGACTCCTCGTCGGTCGCGTGGAACGGGTCGCCGTGGCCCGCGTACATCGACGTGACCGACTCGGGCAGGCGGTCGAGCAGGTCCCGGAGGCTCTCCACGAGCCGTTCGCGTGACTGGCCGGCCATGTCCGTCCGGCCGAACGAGCCGTCGTCGAACGCGCCGTCGTTGTAGACGACGACGTCGCCCGAGAACAGCGCCGTCTCGCCGACGAGCGAGACGTGATCGCCCGCGTGGCCCGGCGTGTAGACGACCTCGAACGTCTCCTCGCCCAGTTCGATCTCGTCGCCGTCGGCCAGCGCGCGGTCCCGGCGGGGATGGTCGGCGTAGGCGGACAGCTCCGGGTCGAACGCGTCCAGCACGGCGTCGAGTTCCCCCACGTGGTCGTGGTGCTGGTGGGTGAGCACGACGCGGTCGAGGTCGCTCGTGTACCTGGTCACCACGTCCTCGACGCCGGGCATCGTCCCGGCGTCCACGAGCGCCGGCACGTCGCCGTCGAGCAGGTAGGCGTTGCAGGTGAACTCCTCGGCGTCGGCGGTCACGTTCACGACGTCCATGCCCGGCCACAGGGGCCCGCGGGTGAAAAACGCCCCCCGCGTGGCGGGGGTTGCCGCTATCAGGGAGCGGGGCTCGCCGGGCCAGGGCCGAACCCACGTGTCGGGGAGCGGCAACGACGCGGTCGGAAATCGCCCCCGGGATTTTTCCCTCACAACCGTTTAGTTCACACCGTATGGGCTTCGGTAGCTACGACGAATCCGAACAGGAGAACCAGGACGTCGACGCCGACCTCGACGAGGAGACGGTCTCGACGGGGGAGGCGGACCACGAGGGCAGCGTCGAGTTCGAGATCGGCGCCTCGAACGACGAACTCCTCGACACCCTTTCGGACATCAAGGACGACGACTGACGTGAAAGCCGGTGCGCGCGCGCTCGGGCTGGCGGTCTCGACGCCGCCGGACGCGGAGCCGACCGCAGCCACCGTCGCCGGAGCGCTGGTTCGGGCCGACCGCGCGCTCGACGGACTCGTCTTCTCCACCTGTACCGTCGGGAGCACCGACTACACCGACGCCGTGCTCGACTGCGTCGCGTCGCTCGACCGCGAGGACGTCCGGTACGTGCTCGCGGCCGGCATCGCCCCCGCGTGGTTCAACGTGCTCGACCTCCGCCGGGTCCACGAGGCCGTCGACCGGCCGGTCCTCTCGGTCTCGTTCGAGGCGAGTCCCGGGCTCGAGTCGGCGCTGCGCGAGCAGTTCGCGGGCGACGCGCTCGCCCGGCGACTCGAGACGTACCGGCGCCAGCCCGAGCGCGTTCGGGTCGACGGGCTGGACGCCTGGGTCCGCGCCGTGGGAACCGACGCCGACGAGGCGGCCGCGGTCGTCCGCGCGCTGACCCCCCAGAGCGAGCGCCGGCCGGAACCGCTCCGCGTCGCGCGCATCGCGGCACGGGCCGGCCGGTCGCTCCACGCACCCGCGGGGAGTGACGACCGTGGAACCTAATTCCCTGCCCGCCCGTCCTCACCCATGGACCTCGACGACGACCTCCGCGTGACCGGGTGCGAGCGCTGTCCCGCGCTCGTCGACTCGCGCTCGCGGATCGTCAACGGCGTCGGCCCGACGGACGCGGACCTCGTGTTCGTCGGCGAGGCACCGGGGGCGAACGAGGACGAGCAGGGCGAACCGTTCGTCGGGCGCTCGGGCACGGTGCTCGACGACGCGCTCCGGGACGCCGGTCTCGCGCGCGCCGACGTCCGAATCACGAACTGCGTCCGCTGTCGTCCCCCCGAGAACCGCGACCCGCACCGGGAGGAACTCGACAACTGCCGGGGCTATCTCGCCGAGGAACTCGACCGACTCGACCCCGAACTCGTCGTCACGCTCGGCAAGGTGCCCTCCGAGCACCTGCTGGACCGCTCGGTGGCCGTGACCTCCGAGGCGGGCGAGGTGTTCGACGCCCGCGTGGGAGAGACGGCGATCCGGCTGCTGGTGTCGGTCCACCCGGCGGCGACGCTGTACGACCGGAGCCAAGAGGAGACGTTCGAGGAGACGATTCTGCAGGCCGCGGAGCTGGCCGGCGTCGGGGAGGGCGGGGGCGGACAGTCGCGGCTGGGCGAGTACTGAGGCGTCTCGTCGGGGGAGGCCGTCGCGGACCTCAAGCGGGAGCGCGGCGACGTGATCCTCGTGCAGGGGAGCCACGAGCTGATCCAGACGCTGCTCGCAGGGGACCTCGTCGACGAGTTCTGGCTCTGGATTTTCCCCCTGGTCCTGGGGGACGGAAAGCGACTGTTCGGGGACGGGACGATCCCCGCGGCGCTGGAACTGACGAGCGCGGAGACGTCGAGCACGGGAGTCCAGCTGCTCTGGTTCGAGCGGGCTGGCGAGATTGAGTTCGGCTCGTTCGCGCCGGACGACGTGGCGGAGTGAGTGGTGGGACGGGCGTGGATTCGTCTAGCGAGCGATTCAGCGTCTCGCTACGTACAGGTGAAGGACCAACCGTCCAGTCCAACTCACAGGATGAACAGAACTACGAAGACAGCTATCACCACGAGAAGGAAAAGAAGAAACCAGCGACTCCCGCTTTCATCATCCTTCTGTAGCTGTTCACTTCGGTGTTTGGAGTGAGAGTGCTGTTCATACCCTGTGTCGTCGTTCATCCTTGTATTATCTTATGGATCTGGCGGGATAAAGATAACTTCGCAGGCCGATTCATCGGACGACTCTCCCGAGCCGACCGTAAAATCAACGCCGTGTGACTAGTTCTCCGACGTTCTCCCACGGAGTGGTCGGGGGTGCGCCGGTGCCGAGTACGGAGTGACGCTGCGAACGTTCCGCGAACCGGTGGCTACTACGGTGTAATCCCTGAAAACGCCGAAGCGGAACCGCGTTACTTCCCGCCGCGGTCGCCGCGCGAGACGGACGGCCGTGTCTTCTCCGCGCCCTTGCCGCGGTTGTTCAGCCCGCGGTTCTTCGACCCGGCGTTCGTGAGGCCACGGAACGCGCGACCCTTCTGGGAGTCGTCGCAGATCCAGTTCAGGTCGTCGTCCGACTCGATGGCCGGGTGCTCGGGGTCGACGAGGATCACTTCGAACCACTTCTGGGAGCCGTCCTGGCCCACCGGGTAGGAGGCGAGCGCGCGGAGGTTCGGGTACTTCCGCGAGACGCGCTCCTCGCCGATGCGCTGGATGGACTTCCGGCGACCGATGCGGTTGACGCCCTGTCGCTTCGAGCGGCGGCCCGCCTTGTGTCGCTGCTTTCGCGCCCCGCCCTTGCGGACCGAGACGCGGGTCACGACGATGCCCTGCTTGGCCTTGTAGCCGAGTTCGCGCGCCTTGTCCAGCCGCGTCGGCCGGTCGATGCGGACGATGGCGCCCTCGCGGCGCCAGTCCTGCTTGCGCTGCCACTGCAGTTCCGCGAGCTTTCCGTCGTCCTGGTTCCGCCAGGCTTCCTTGATGTGGGAGTAGAAGCTTCGTGCCATGGGTGATCTGCGGGCGCTTGCGATTCAGCCGCGTCGGGGGAGCCCCGAGCGGCCACATTTCGTCCCAGCGTACCGGGTGCCCGCTGGCGGCCCATCACCAGCGAGTTGTTCGTGAGAACAGGGCGGTCGCTGTTAAGGACTTCGAAGCGACGTCGCCGCGTCAAGGCGTCTCGGGGCCGTCCGGGCGCCCCGAGCGGGCGTCCGACTCGTCGGGGTCGATCGACCCGTCCGCATCGGCCGATCCGTCCGGGCCGCTCGATCCATCCACATCGCCCGGTTCGCTCGACTCGCTCGGCGGGCCCGGCGGCTCGACGACCCCCAGCGCGGGCAGGAGGGCGACCCACCCGGCGAGGACGAGGACGACGCCGACCGCCGCGTAGAAGCCCTGCGAGCAGCAGTAGTAGCCGCCGCCGAGGCCGCGGAGGACCTCGCGCCCGCCGTACGCGATCGTCACCGTGCCGACCGTGGCCGCGCCGGCGCGGCCCACGACGTCGGGGCGACGGCCGACGACCCCGGGCGAGAGGAGCGACGCGAGGAGGAACAGCGTTGCGAGGGATCCGTTCACGCATGGTCGGACGCCGGGCCGATCCAAAACGTTCGTGGTTCGTCGGTCGGAGTCGACGGATCGGGCGGGCGACCGTTACGCCCCGTCGAACGCCCGCACGGACTCGAACGTCCCGTCAGAAATCGCCGCCGCCACGGCGTCGGTTTCCACGTCGGGCGTCTCTCCCGGGTACTTCCGGTGGAAGTAGCCGACGACGTTCTCCACGTCGCGCGCCAGCAGTTCGTCGGCGTTCTCGTGGTCCGTCCCGACCGACTGTGGCCAGTCGAACACGACGACGCCGTCCTCGCTGACCGCGACGTTGTACTCGCTCATGTCGGCGTGGACGTAGCCGACCCGGTAGGCGGTCGCCATCTCCCGCAGGACGAGATCGAGGACGCCCACGACCTGCTCGGACCGGAGCTTCGCGTCCGCGAGTTCCGGCCCGGGGAGCTTCTCCATCACGATGGCGTGGCGGTTGTGGTCCACCGGCCGCGGGACGGAGACGTCCGGGTAGAGGTCCTCCAGCGCGCCGTGCTCGCGCTCTGCGGCCTTCCGCGCGGTGTACTGCCAGGAGACGTGCTGGTTGTCGGCGGTGTAGTCGCGCCCCTTGCTCACCTCCCGGAAGTTGGTGTACCCCTCGCGGTGGAACTTCAGCGCGAACGGCCGGTAGGACTCCACCTCGTACACGTCCGACTCCTTGCCGACGCCCAGCGGCGAGCCGACGCCGAGCACGGTGTCACGCTCGGCGAACGTGTGGAGCGCGAGCGCGTCGTACCCACGGAACGTCAGCTGGTATCCCTCGTACTGGATGGTCTTGCGCTGGATGAGCCCGCGGTCCGAACAGCGGTCGATGCGGTACTCGACCTCCTCCTCGGTGAGGTTCGCGTAGTCGGGGAGCTTCTCCCGGTTCACCCACTCGGAGAAGCGCATGCCCTGCTCGACCCCCGAGAGGAGATAGAAGTCCTCGGGTTCGAGTTCGGTCATCACCCCCGCGACGTTCTCGACCATGTTTCGTGGGAGGTTCGGGAGGCGGTAAAAGCGGTCGGTCACGATTCCGTGTCGTCTCGGACGTCATTGAGTGGAAGTACAGAGTAGGGTCGGAAGCCAGGATGAGAGAGCGACGGCGAGCGGAGCGAGCCGAGTGAACGAATCGGCTGGGGAGGCGTGTGGCTGCGGTGGCGGTGCGGTCGGGTGGGACTGGAAGGGGCCGTGGCTCTCGGGGACGGCGCGACCGTCAAGCACCACAGCGCGAGCGAAGCGAGCGCGAGGAGCGCAGCGGTCGCGCCGTCCCCGAGAGCCATGGGGGCTTCCGAAGCGTTCCGAACCGAATGAGTGGCTACCCTATTCTACGCAGACGGGGACTCCCGCGGTCGTCACCACGGCAGTCGCGGTGCTGACTGAACCAACACCGACGACGAAATCAGACCCGAAGAACCCGGATCATTCCCGCAGTTCCTTCACGCGCTGGATGTTCCAGGCGAACGACTTCCCGTCCTCGGTCGGCGTCTCCAGCGCCATCGGCACGTCGAGCAGGTCGGGGTGGTTGATGAACGCGCGCATCCCCTCCTCGCCGATGAGCCCCTCGCCGATGTGGGCGTGCTCGTCCTTGTTCGTCCCGCACTCGTGTTTCGAGTCGTTCAGGTGGACGTATTCGAGGTGCTCGAGCCCGACCACGTCGTCCAGTTCGGCGATGGTCTCCTCGACGCTCGCCTCCGTGGAGAGGTCGTAGCCCGCCGCGAACGCGTGGGCCGTGTCGAGACAGATGTCGAGATCCAGGTCACAGCGGTCGATGATGCCCGCGAGGTGCTCGAACTCGCCGCCGAGCTTCGTGCCCGAGCCGGCGTCGGACTCGATGAGCACCGTGACGCCGTCGGGAACGTCGAGTTCCTCGAGCGCCGAGGCCGCGTTGTCCAGACCGCCCTCGACGCCCGCGCCGGTGTGTGCGCCGAGGTGGACGTTGACGTACGGGACGTCCAACCTGTCGGCGGCGTCGACCTCCTGTTGCATGGAGTCGACCGACTTCTCGCGCAGGTCCTCCTTCGGCGTACAGAGGTTCACGAGGTACGACGAGTGGATGACCCACGGGCGGACGTCGTTCTCGTCGGCCGTCGCGCGGAAGCGCTCGGCCTCTACGTCCTCGATCTCGCCGTGGTTCCAGACCTGGGGCGAGTGGGTGAAGATCTGCCCGCAGTTGCCGCCGTCCTCGATCGCCTCGTCGACCGCGTTGGACACGCCGCCGGCGATGGACTCGTGTGCGCCGATCCGGAGTTCCGTCATGCCTGCGGGTGGTCGGCGGGCCCTCAAAGCCGCTTCGGAAGCGGTGGAGTAGACGCAAAATCGACCGCTCGAAGCTCGAATCACCTACCGACCGCCGGGAACCCGCCGGACCCAGTCGTCGCTCCGGTACTTCTCGTCGCCGATCTCCTCTGCACGCTCCAGTTCCTCCGCCGTCCACTCGCCCGGCGACGCGTCGGCCCACTCCGCCAGCGTGTCCTCGAACGCAGTCACGGCTTCCCGGCGCGTCGCGTCGGTCAGTTCCGCGATGCCGGCGACCCGCTCGGCGAACCGGTCCTCGGTCACCCCCGGGTCGGCGAAGCACGCGAGATGGTCGCCGGGCTTCGACTCGTAGGTCACCGAGCCGTGCTGGATGACCGCGTCCTCGCGGCGGTACTGGGCGTTGCCCGAGAGCTTCCGGCCGTCGCCGCCGGCCGAGAGCACGTCGTGTGCCGGGTGGAGCCCCCGGAGGTAGCACGCCGGGTGGTAGACGGCGTCGCGCTCCTCGCCCGCGTAGTCGGCGTCGACGCCGAGCCGTCGGAAGGCGTCCAGGACGGGTTCACAGAGCAGGCGGTAGGCGTCCATGAGCGACCCGGGGAGTTCGGCCGCGGGGGCGGTGATGGAGTAGGAGACGTCGCCCGAGCGGTCGTGGTAGATGCCGCCGCCGCCGGTCTGTCTGCGCGTCACATCCACGTCCGCGTCGGCACAGCGGTCCCAGTCGACCGTCTCCGGGTCCTGGTTGTAGCCGAGCGAGAGGCAGGACGGCTCCCAGCGGTACACGCGGACCGTCCGCGGTCCGCCGTCGGCCGCCGTCTCGGCCGCGACCTCGTCGAGCGCCATGTTCAGCGGGCCGGGCCGGGCCTCCTCGCGGACGAGCCGCCAGTCGCGGTCGGCGAGTGGGCCGGCGGAGTCCGCGTCGCCGTCGGTCATGCCCGGAGATGGGCCGCGCCGGGGCAAAGACCCCTCGGTGTCGCGGGAGGACCGACTGGGTGCGGTGGCGCGCGGCGGCCACCCCTCGTGGGCGGCCAATTCGCGCGAGGGACGAGCATCGCAGGCGAGGGAGCGGAGCGACCGAGGCTAGAAGCGCAGAGCGTGCCGAGGAGCGTAGCCAGCCGGGGGCTTTCGAGGCGTGCGTCACGACAGCCGAGACAGGACCGAACGCGACACACAGTAGGCTTTCGAGGCAGTTTGACGGGAAACCGCGAAACCCTCCTCGACCACACGAGAACCCGACCCGACACCGAACGAAAACCGGCCACGAACACAGCACACCCGGACCTTGATACCGTCTACCACACACGAAGATACGAGATGGCACGCCAGTCCTCCGACGCCGAATCCGGCGGAGAACCCGACCGAGAAGCACCCGAACGGTACGAGGCCCTCCTCGACCGATACAGACGGATCGCGTACCTCGAGAGCGGCTCGGGCGTCCTCTACTGGGACCAGCAGGTCACCATGCCCGAGGGCGGTACGCCCGCCCGCGGCAAGCAGCTCGCCGCGCTCTCGGCGACGACCCACGAGAAGCTGACGAGCGATGGGATGGCCGAGGCCATCGCCGACGCGGAGGACGCGGACCTCTCCGAGGCGGAGGCGGCGAACGTCCGCGAGATCCGGCGGCGGCACGACCGCAACCGCTCGGTCCCCGAGTCACTCGTCGAGGAACTCACCGAGCACACGTCCAACAGCCAGCGGGTGTGGCAGGAGGCGAAGGCCGAGGACGACTTCGACCGGTTCGCGCCGGCCCTCGAAACGCTCCGGGACCTGCAGGTGCGACGGGCCGAGGCCATCGACCCCGACCGGCCGCCCTACGAGGTGATGTACGAGGACGGCGAGCCGTACCTCCCGCTCGACCGGATGGCCGAAATCTTCGAGGAGCTCAAGGACGCGCTCGTCCCGCTCATCGAGGAGATCCAGGCGGAGGGCGACGACCTGCCCTCGCCGTTCGTCGAGGCCGGCCCGTACGCCGACGAGGAGCAGCGGGCGCTCTCGGACGCCGTCCTGGACCTGCTCGGCTACCCCGAGGAGCACGGCCGCCTCGACGTCTCGGCGCACCCGTTCACGGCCGGTAACCAGTACGACGCGCGCATCACGACCCGGTTCAAGCCCGACGACCCGATGGACGCGCTCACGGCGACCGTCCACGAGTTCGGGCACGCGAGCTACGAACTCGGCCTGCCGACGGAACGGTTCGGCGAACCGCTCGGCGCGTCGCTCTCCAGCGGCGTCCACGAGAGCCAGTCCAGATTCTGGGAGAATCACGTCGGCCGCACGAAGCCGTTCTGGGAGGGCTTTCTCCCGACCGCGAAGGAGCATCTCGACGGCATCGACGACGTGACGCCCGAGGAGGCGTACGCCGCGGTGAACCGCATCTACCCGGAGAACCTGATCCGCGTGGAGGCGGACGAGCTTACCTACCACCTGCACATCATCCTCCGCTGTGAACTCGACCGCGCGTTCGTCGCGGGCGACCTCGCGGTCGAGGAGCTGCCAGACGCCTGGAACCGGAAGATGGAGGAGTACCTCGACGTGACGCCAGACACCGACGCCGTCGGCGTGCTACAGGACATCCACTGGTCGAGCCGGTTCGCGGCGTTCCAGGGCTACACCATCGGCTCCGTCCTCGCCGCGCAACTCGACCACGCGATGCGGCGGGACGTCGACGACGTGGACGCGAAGATCCGCGAGGGGGACCTGAAGCCGCTCCGGGACTGGATGACCGAACACGTCCACTCGCACGGCCGGCGCTACCCGACCGACGAACTGGTCGAGGAGGCCACCGGCGAGCCGCTGACCGCCGAGTACTTCGTGGACTACGTGGAGGAGAAGTTCGGGGCGCTGTACGGGCTCTGAATCGCGTCGGCCCGGCCCCCGGGTGAAGCGGCGAGTCTCGGCCGGCTTCCACCCACGTCGTCCCCCGGATTTACGGTGGGTCGCGCCGGACGTCGAACCGTATGGGCGGTCATCGGTTCGACGTCGCCGTCGTCGGCGGCGGCGTCGCCGGGATGGCGACGGCGGCACGACTACAGTCCGCGGGACGCTCCACCGTCGTCCTGGAACGACACGATCGGGTCGGCGGGTGTGCCGGCTACTATCGGCGGGACGGGTTTTCCTTCGACGTGGGCGCGACGACGCTCGTGGACTTCAGTCCCGGCGGCGTCGGCGGCCAGCTGCTCTCGGAGATCGGATTCGAGCCGCCGGAGATCGACGTCCAGGACGCCTACGAACTTCGGTTGCCCGACCGGACGGTCACCCTCTATCACGACCAGGAGCAGTGGGAACGCGAGCGGCGGCGGGCGTTCGGCGACGACGAGTCCCACCGCCGGTTCTTCCGCTTTCTCGACCGGACGGCCGAGACGCTCTGGGGGCTCACCAGGCGGGACGTGAAACTGCCGATCCAGGGGGTGGGTGACCTCCTTCGCAACGCCCGGGCGGTCGGGCCGTCGAACGTCGGGCTGGTCAGGTATCTCCGGTGGACGATGAAGGACGCGCTCGTCAGATACGGCGTGTACGACGACCGCCCGCTTCGAACAGCGATGGCGATGCTCGTCGAGGACACCGTCCACGCCGGCCTCGAGGAAGCTCCCCTGCTCAACTCGATCCTCGGGGTCACGATCCGGAGCGCGGGCCTCGGGCGGGCGACCGGCGGGATGGACGGCTTCTGGACGGCGTTTACGGACCACTACGCCGACATGGGCGGGACCCTGAACGTCGGGGAGGCGGTCACCGAGGTGACCGGCAGTCGCGGGTCGTTCCGCGTCGAAACCGACGACGGTCGGCACCGGGCGGACCAGGTGGTGAGCGCGGTTCCCACCGAGCTCACCCGGCGGATCGCTCCCTCGGTCGTGGGGGAGCGGCTGGACGAGTACGTCTCGACGATGCGCGAGCAGGAAGGCGGCGCGATCGTCGTGTTCCTCGGCGTTCCCGAGGCGGCGGTCGCCGGTCGCGAGCACACGCACCACCAGATCCTGCCGGAGTACGACGAACCGCTGGGGAACGGCAACAACATGTTCGTCTCCGTGTCGGCGCCGGGGGATACGGTGAGCGCCCCGGAGGGGTACCGGGCGGTGATGCTCACGACCCACTGTGACGTCGAGCCGTGGCAAGGGCTCGACGAGGCGACCTACGAGCGACGGCGGGCGGCGATCGGGCGGCGACTGGTCCGCGGCGCGCGAACCGTCTACCCCGACCTCGGGACCGACCCGGCGGTGTACGAGGTCGGCACGCCGGTCACCTACGAGGCGTTCACGAACCGGCCACGGGGCGCTGTCGGGGGGTATCGCCAGACGCTCGAGACGGCGAACCAGCGCGCCGTGCCACAGGACGTCGGCGTCGACGGGTTCTATCTTGCGGGGGACACGACCTGGCCGGGGCTCGGGACGGTCGCGTGCATCAAGGGGAGCGGGATCGCGGCCGACCACGTGCTCGGCCGGCGGTGACCAGGACGCGGCACCAAAGGGGTGGAAGACTCGACCAGCGACGCCCGTGGGCTGGGTGAAGACGGCCCCGGCACACCAGTTCGTCCGAGCGATCGAACGGCTGGATCGGTAACCGGCGGCTGGCAACTGGCCGTGTCGCCCGCGCCCGTCCCTCCCCGGAGTACCCGTCACTGCCGGCCCACCGAAAACCGCACGAGGGAGCAGATTAACTCCGCGCCGTGCTGCGGTTTTCGACCGTGTCATACCGC
Protein-coding regions in this window:
- a CDS encoding carboxypeptidase M32 produces the protein MARQSSDAESGGEPDREAPERYEALLDRYRRIAYLESGSGVLYWDQQVTMPEGGTPARGKQLAALSATTHEKLTSDGMAEAIADAEDADLSEAEAANVREIRRRHDRNRSVPESLVEELTEHTSNSQRVWQEAKAEDDFDRFAPALETLRDLQVRRAEAIDPDRPPYEVMYEDGEPYLPLDRMAEIFEELKDALVPLIEEIQAEGDDLPSPFVEAGPYADEEQRALSDAVLDLLGYPEEHGRLDVSAHPFTAGNQYDARITTRFKPDDPMDALTATVHEFGHASYELGLPTERFGEPLGASLSSGVHESQSRFWENHVGRTKPFWEGFLPTAKEHLDGIDDVTPEEAYAAVNRIYPENLIRVEADELTYHLHIILRCELDRAFVAGDLAVEELPDAWNRKMEEYLDVTPDTDAVGVLQDIHWSSRFAAFQGYTIGSVLAAQLDHAMRRDVDDVDAKIREGDLKPLRDWMTEHVHSHGRRYPTDELVEEATGEPLTAEYFVDYVEEKFGALYGL
- a CDS encoding phytoene desaturase family protein; protein product: MGGHRFDVAVVGGGVAGMATAARLQSAGRSTVVLERHDRVGGCAGYYRRDGFSFDVGATTLVDFSPGGVGGQLLSEIGFEPPEIDVQDAYELRLPDRTVTLYHDQEQWERERRRAFGDDESHRRFFRFLDRTAETLWGLTRRDVKLPIQGVGDLLRNARAVGPSNVGLVRYLRWTMKDALVRYGVYDDRPLRTAMAMLVEDTVHAGLEEAPLLNSILGVTIRSAGLGRATGGMDGFWTAFTDHYADMGGTLNVGEAVTEVTGSRGSFRVETDDGRHRADQVVSAVPTELTRRIAPSVVGERLDEYVSTMREQEGGAIVVFLGVPEAAVAGREHTHHQILPEYDEPLGNGNNMFVSVSAPGDTVSAPEGYRAVMLTTHCDVEPWQGLDEATYERRRAAIGRRLVRGARTVYPDLGTDPAVYEVGTPVTYEAFTNRPRGAVGGYRQTLETANQRAVPQDVGVDGFYLAGDTTWPGLGTVACIKGSGIAADHVLGRR
- a CDS encoding lipoate--protein ligase family protein codes for the protein MTDGDADSAGPLADRDWRLVREEARPGPLNMALDEVAAETAADGGPRTVRVYRWEPSCLSLGYNQDPETVDWDRCADADVDVTRRQTGGGGIYHDRSGDVSYSITAPAAELPGSLMDAYRLLCEPVLDAFRRLGVDADYAGEERDAVYHPACYLRGLHPAHDVLSAGGDGRKLSGNAQYRREDAVIQHGSVTYESKPGDHLACFADPGVTEDRFAERVAGIAELTDATRREAVTAFEDTLAEWADASPGEWTAEELERAEEIGDEKYRSDDWVRRVPGGR
- a CDS encoding deoxyribonuclease IV, encoding MTELRIGAHESIAGGVSNAVDEAIEDGGNCGQIFTHSPQVWNHGEIEDVEAERFRATADENDVRPWVIHSSYLVNLCTPKEDLREKSVDSMQQEVDAADRLDVPYVNVHLGAHTGAGVEGGLDNAASALEELDVPDGVTVLIESDAGSGTKLGGEFEHLAGIIDRCDLDLDICLDTAHAFAAGYDLSTEASVEETIAELDDVVGLEHLEYVHLNDSKHECGTNKDEHAHIGEGLIGEEGMRAFINHPDLLDVPMALETPTEDGKSFAWNIQRVKELRE
- a CDS encoding DUF5786 family protein encodes the protein MGFGSYDESEQENQDVDADLDEETVSTGEADHEGSVEFEIGASNDELLDTLSDIKDDD
- a CDS encoding thioredoxin family protein; this translates as MSVRLKDFYADWCGPCKTQDPILEELESEYPDVSFEKVDVEENQDVANQYQVRSLPTLVVENDDGVVERFVGVTQREDIEDALSSANA
- a CDS encoding uracil-DNA glycosylase — encoded protein: MDLDDDLRVTGCERCPALVDSRSRIVNGVGPTDADLVFVGEAPGANEDEQGEPFVGRSGTVLDDALRDAGLARADVRITNCVRCRPPENRDPHREELDNCRGYLAEELDRLDPELVVTLGKVPSEHLLDRSVAVTSEAGEVFDARVGETAIRLLVSVHPAATLYDRSQEETFEETILQAAELAGVGEGGGGQSRLGEY
- a CDS encoding DUF99 family protein, whose product is MKAGARALGLAVSTPPDAEPTAATVAGALVRADRALDGLVFSTCTVGSTDYTDAVLDCVASLDREDVRYVLAAGIAPAWFNVLDLRRVHEAVDRPVLSVSFEASPGLESALREQFAGDALARRLETYRRQPERVRVDGLDAWVRAVGTDADEAAAVVRALTPQSERRPEPLRVARIAARAGRSLHAPAGSDDRGT
- a CDS encoding 50S ribosomal protein L15e, whose translation is MARSFYSHIKEAWRNQDDGKLAELQWQRKQDWRREGAIVRIDRPTRLDKARELGYKAKQGIVVTRVSVRKGGARKQRHKAGRRSKRQGVNRIGRRKSIQRIGEERVSRKYPNLRALASYPVGQDGSQKWFEVILVDPEHPAIESDDDLNWICDDSQKGRAFRGLTNAGSKNRGLNNRGKGAEKTRPSVSRGDRGGK
- a CDS encoding serine/threonine-protein kinase RIO2 translates to MVENVAGVMTELEPEDFYLLSGVEQGMRFSEWVNREKLPDYANLTEEEVEYRIDRCSDRGLIQRKTIQYEGYQLTFRGYDALALHTFAERDTVLGVGSPLGVGKESDVYEVESYRPFALKFHREGYTNFREVSKGRDYTADNQHVSWQYTARKAAEREHGALEDLYPDVSVPRPVDHNRHAIVMEKLPGPELADAKLRSEQVVGVLDLVLREMATAYRVGYVHADMSEYNVAVSEDGVVVFDWPQSVGTDHENADELLARDVENVVGYFHRKYPGETPDVETDAVAAAISDGTFESVRAFDGA
- a CDS encoding 50S ribosomal protein L40e produces the protein MAKFEAAERRILDKQICMRCNARNPQRADRCRKCGYSRLRPKAKEPRTA
- a CDS encoding MBL fold metallo-hydrolase, with the protein product MDVVNVTADAEEFTCNAYLLDGDVPALVDAGTMPGVEDVVTRYTSDLDRVVLTHQHHDHVGELDAVLDAFDPELSAYADHPRRDRALADGDEIELGEETFEVVYTPGHAGDHVSLVGETALFSGDVVVYNDGAFDDGSFGRTDMAGQSRERLVESLRDLLDRLPESVTSMYAGHGDPFHATDEESVRDVIERALSRAERREPKYPDE